Genomic window (Rathayibacter sp. VKM Ac-2760):
GACGACGTGGCGCGCGCGCTGATCGTCGTGGTGCAGGAGCCGGAGCAGTCGGAGGTGACGCGGCGGCTGACCGAGCAGTACCTGCGCTTCCTCGAGCGGGCGACCGCCGCCGACGGCTCGGTGCGCAACCGGGTCTCGGCCGAGGGCGAGTCGCCGGAGGAGCCGTCGCTCGGCGACTGGTGGGGCCGAGCCGTCTGGGCGGCCGGAGTCGTCGCAGCGCACGCGGAGCTGCCGCTCAGCCGGCACCGCGGGATGCGGCTGTTCCTGCGCCTCGCCGCGCGGCGCTCTCCGCACCTGCGCGCGATGACCTCCGCCGTACTCGGCGCCGTCGAGGTGCTCGAGGCGCATCCCGAGAGCGCCGCCGCGGCGCAGCTCGTCGCGGACGGCTCGGCGCTGCTGCACCACGCGCCGCTGCTGACGATCACCGAGGCCGACTGGCCCTGGCCCGAGCCGCGCCTGCGCTACGCGAACGGCTGCGTGCCGGAGGCGCTGCTCGCGGCCGGCGCGGCGCTCGGCGACCCCGTGCTGCTCAGCCGCGGCTTCCACCAGCTGGCGTTCCTGCTCGCGCTCGAGTCCGGTGAGAACGGCCTGTCGGTCTGCGGAGTCGCGGGCCGCGGCCCCGGCGAGACGGAAGCGCTCTTCGACCAGCAGCCGATCGAGGTCGCGGCGCTCGCGGCCGCCTGCGCCCGCGCGCTG
Coding sequences:
- a CDS encoding glycosyltransferase — its product is MTLPYSHLDALTDAGGLFEHALLDVPRREHGYCVDDVARALIVVVQEPEQSEVTRRLTEQYLRFLERATAADGSVRNRVSAEGESPEEPSLGDWWGRAVWAAGVVAAHAELPLSRHRGMRLFLRLAARRSPHLRAMTSAVLGAVEVLEAHPESAAAAQLVADGSALLHHAPLLTITEADWPWPEPRLRYANGCVPEALLAAGAALGDPVLLSRGFHQLAFLLALESGENGLSVCGVAGRGPGETEALFDQQPIEVAALAAACARALTIEEDPLWRDGLAACWAWFRGVNDSGTVMIDPVTGAGYDGLTPTGRNENRGAESTIAALHTSLVVRRAELAQAAA